A section of the Primulina eburnea isolate SZY01 chromosome 1, ASM2296580v1, whole genome shotgun sequence genome encodes:
- the LOC140838724 gene encoding peptidyl-prolyl cis-trans isomerase FKBP43-like isoform X6, whose translation MAFWGVEVKPGKSFTHCCEKSKGRLRISQATLGIGDATQKGVVQCNVGNRRPVLLCALLPNKTESCHLDLEFEEADDVIFSVIGPRSVYLTGYYLQKNHQSNHESDTESYGVDIENTQTEGSSFCSDDDKYDDSFIDDVELQVSPSDPVLSLEVDANALKKDTPNDRKRLCKQLRKRNREILSDGDETHKTEDEHDHLLSVLKSRRCLQTAMSDGAENIAQVLVELGKKAEDGGNCGSKANEKVDPDISGKSEREAMMGLDDKGWVKIEKNEGPNKVQTPEKIVDNYEKYLADDKVYESKGEVAIINQRLSMSNEKDCSQLLDFHNRKPKRKRRKHSFQEEKNCEFEIDSGQSVLRVKKGPEVESSIKLSDIDSNFRVPSLELGTENGRESKERTEELQLKETSAEEIGGICDNTPKDNESNHGLLCDGSTSKILLTANGEHQEQVMDNQPKKKIKKKGKKKAQGDGGVDMNATKMKSNQENMVMKYEDQTENAKQVKETALLNGLIIEELAQGPPDGKLAAVGKKIKVFYTAMLKESGKVFDSNMNGTACSWRLGDEEFIDGWNIGIDGMRIGDNRRLVIPPSMGFGSQGVGENVPPNSWLVYDIELVDVR comes from the exons ATGGCTTTCTGGG GCGTCGAGGTAAAGCCCGGAAAGTCATTTACTCATTGTTGCGAAAAGTCTAAGGGAAGGCTCCGGATTTCCCAG GCAACACTGGGTATTGGCGATGCTACACAGAAAGGTGTTGTACAATGTAATGTGGGTAACCGGAGGCCGGTCCTACTCTGTGCGTTGCTACCCAACAAAACAGAGTCATGCCACTTGGATTTGGAGTTTGAGGAAGCAGACGATGTGATTTTTTCTGTTATTGGACCACGAAGTGTTTACCTCACTGGCTATTATCTCCAGAAAAATCACCAGTCAAATCATGAAAGTGATAC AGAATCATATGGAGTGGATATAGAAAACACTCAGACAGAGGGGTCTAGTTTCTGCAGTGATGATGATAAGTATGATGATAGTTTTATTGACGACGTTGAATTACAAGTTTCCCCTTCTGACCCTGTTTTAAGCCTCGAag TGGATGCTAATGCGCTAAAAAAAGATACGCCAAATGACAGAAAGCGTCTCTGTAAACAACTTAGAAAGAGAAACCGAGAAATTCTGTCAGATGGTGATGAAACACATAAAACTGAAGATGAACATGACCATCTTCTATCTGTGTTAAAGAGTAGAAGATGTTTGCAGACAGCTATGTCAGATGGTGCTGAAAATATTGCTCAGGTACTTGTAGAACTAGGCAAAAAAGCTGAAGATGGTGGTAACTGTGGCAGCAAAGCAAATGAAAAAGTTGATCCTGATATAAGTGGAAAATCAGAAAG AGAAGCAATGATGGGATTGGATGATAAAGGATGGGTTAAGATTGAAAAGAATGAAGGACCCAACAAAGTACAGACTCCTGAGAAAATTGTTGATAACTATGAGAAGTACTTAGCTGATGATAAGGTTTATGAAAGTAAAGGAGAAGTCGCAATCATCAACCAACGTCTTTCTATGAGCAATGAGAAAGACTGTAGTCAATTGCTTGATTTTCACAA TAGAAAACCGAAAAGGAAAAGAAGAAAACATTCCTTTCAGGAGGAGAAAAATTGTGAATTTGAAATTGACAGTGGTCAGAGTGTACTAAGAGTAAAAAAAGGTCCAGAAGTTGAGTCCTCCATTAAACT CAGCGATATTGATTCTAATTTTCGGGTGCCATCTCTTGAATTGGGCACTGAAAATGGTCGAGAATCAAAGGAGAGAACAGAAGAACTTCAGTTGAAAGAGACGAGTGCAGAAGAAATTGGAGGGATATGTGATAATACTCCTAAGGATAATGAATCCAACCATGGTTTGCTGTGTGATGGAAGTACATCAAAGATTCTGCTGACTGCAAACGGAGAACATCAGGAACAAGTGATGGATAA TCAACCtaagaagaaaattaagaaaaagggGAAGAAGAAAGCTCAAGGTGATGGGGGCGTGGATATGAATGCGACGAAAATGAAAAGTAATCAGGAAAATATGGTCATGAAATATGAGGATCAGACAGAAAATGCCAAGCAAGTTAAAGAGACGGCCTTATTAAATGGGTTGATTATTGAAGAATTGGCTCAGGGGCCACCAGATGGAAAACTTGCTGCGGTTGGGAAAAAG ATAAAAGTTTTCTACACCGCCATGTTAAAAGAGAGTGGGAAAGTATTTGACTCGAATATGAACGGCACTGCTTGTAGCTGGCGTCTAG GTGATGAAGAATTTATTGATGGATGGAACATTGGTATTGATG GTATGCGCATTGGTGATAATAGGAGACTCGTCATCCCACCATCTATGGG TTTTGGAAGTCAAGGAGTGGGAGAAAATGTGCCACCAAACTCATGGCTTGTGTATGATATCGAATTGGTCGATGTTCGTTGA